In Streptomyces sp. 71268, the DNA window GCCCGGGGCGTGACGTTGGCTCGCGTACCGCGTCGCCTACCGTGATCGCGACAGGCGGAAGACACGGACGAGACGACGAGGAGCCGCAGACCGTGGAACGACAGGAGCAGAAGCAGGATCAGAGCCGGGAGCAGGGCCAGGGCGGGGGCCGGGAGTACGTGAGCGCCACGCTGACGGTCGCCGCGTCCGCCGAGCGGGTGTTCGCCGTGTTGGCGGACCCGGCGACGCACGCGGCGATCGACGGCACCGGGTGGGTGCAGGAGGCCGTCGAGCGGGCGCCGCTGGCCGAGGAGGGGCAGATCTTCCGGATGGCCATGTACCACCCCAACCACCCCGACGGTAACTACCGGGTGGCCAACAAGGTGCACGTGCTGGACGCGCCGCGCGCCATCGGTTGGCTGACGGGGGAGGAGAAGGAGGACGGCCGGTTGACGTTCGGCGGCTGGTTCTGGCGGTACGACCTGGTGCCGCTGGGCCCGTCCGAGACGGAGGTGACGCTCACCTACGACTGGACCGAGGTGCCGCCGTCCATTCGGGAGTACCTGGAGTTCCCGATGTTCGGCCCGGACCACCTCTCCAACTCGCTCAAGCACCTGGCCGACCTGGCCGTCAGCGGCTGACCCCGCCGCGCTGAGGCCGTCAGGCTGACGGGGCGGGCCGCCGGCCCGCCCCCTTCGCGACCTGCCCCCTTCCCTTCCTCCGACCCGCTCGCCGCAGCTCGCGCGCTCAACCGGGGTCGCGCCCGCTCTCGCGGAGCCCCCGCCCTCGTTCTCCCTCCCGGCCCTCCCTCCTCGCCTTCACTCTCGCCCCCGTGCCTGCCTCTGTCCCGCAGGCCGCACCTGGCTCACGGCCCTCTGCCCGGCCCCTGCCCTTACCCCCACCCCGCCCGCCCCGCCGTGGCATCCCCCAGGGGACCCGTCGTACCCCGGTACTACGTCCGGCCGGCCCGCAGCGGACCGCGGGCTGACGAGTGGGGGCGGCGGCGTGCCTAACGTCGGATGTGGGCCACGGGAGCGCCGGGCCCGCACGTCAGGGCGTACGCCGACGCACCTGCTCTGACGTGCTCCGACACCCGCGGGCCAGGCCGCGGGGCGGCCCAACCAGGGGGCGCGGCGATGACGGGAGCACAGCGATGATCAGGGCTTACGGGCTCACCAAGCGGTACGGCGAGAAGACCGTCGTGCGGGACCTGACCTTCACCGTGCGGCCGGGTACGGTCACCGGGTTCCTCGGCCCGAACGGCGCCGGCAAGTCGACCACGATGCGGATGCTGCTCGGGCTCGACGCCCCCACCAGCGGCCGGTCCACGATCGGCGACCGCGCGTACGTCAGCCACCCCGCGCCGCTGCGCCATGTCGGCGCGCTGCTCGAAGCCCGCTCCTTCCATCCCGGCCGCACGGCCCGGGCGCACCTCCAGGCCCTCGCGCACACGCACGGCATCCCATGCCGCCAGGTGGACGCGGTCATCGACCGGGTGGGGCTCGGCGAGGCGGCGGACCGGCGGGTCAAGGGGTTCAGCCTCGGCATGGGGCAACGGCTCGGCATCGCCGCCGCGCTGCTGGCCGACCCGGCCACGGTCATCCTGGACGAGCCGGTCAACGGGCTCGACCCGGAGGGCGTGCTGTGGATACGCAACCTGCTCAAGTCACTCGCGGCCGAGGGCCGTACGGTCTTCGTCTCCTCGCACCTGATGAGCGAGATGGCGGTCACCGCGGAGCACCTGATCATCATCGGCCGCGGCCGGCTGCTCGCCGACACCACCGTGGAGCAGTTCGTACGCGACGCGGGGCTCGGGGAGATCACGGTCGTCTCGCCGGAGGCGGACCGGCTACGAACCCTGCTCGCGGGCCCTGGCGTGCGGATCGAGGCGGCCGACGACGGCCCGGACACGCTGCGCGTCACCGGCGCCGACGGTGAGCGCATCGGCCGCACCGCGGCGGCACACGGCATACCCCTCTTCGAACTCACCCCGCGCCGCGCCTCGTTGGAGGAGGCGTTCATGGAGCTGACGCGGGACGCGGTGGAGTACGTGGCCCACGCCGACGACCCGACCGCCCCTCAGTCCCCCTCCACCTCCACTCCCACCACGCAACAAGCCACCGCGTCCCAAGGAGCCGCCACGTGACCGGCCGACCCGGCGACCTCGCCACCCAGCCTCAACAGCACCAGTCGCAACAGCAGCGCCAGTCCGGGCGGCAGGCCACGGGCCCGGCCGCCGTGCCCGGCCCACCCGTCGACTACCGGATCACCTGGCCGCGCGTGGTCCGCTCGGAATGGGCCAAGCTGTGGTCGCTGCGCACCACCTGGAGCATCCTCGCCGCCACCCTGCTGGTGACAGCCGGTCTCGGCGCGGTGGTCGCTGGGACGTACCAGAGCGGCGACGGCGACGGCGTCGAGCCCGTCGAACTCACCCTGCTGGGAACGCAGTTCGGCCAGATACTGCTCGCCGTGCTCGGCGTTCTGGTGACCGCGGGGGAGTACGCGTCCGGCATGATCCGGACCTCCCTCACCGCCGTGCCGCGCCGGCTGCCCGTGCTGTGGGCCAAGGCGGCCGTCTTCGGCGGCGTGGCCCTCGCGGTCATGTTCGCGACCGTCTTCCTCACCTTCCCGCTGGCCCAGGTCTTCCTGTCCGGTACGGACATGGAGGCGGACCTCGGCGACCCGGGCGTGGTGCGGGCACTGTGCGGGGCGGCGGTGGGCATCGCCCTCCTCGGCCTGTTGTGCCTGGGCCTCGGCGCGCTGCTGCGCAGCGTTCCGGCGGCGATCGGCGCGTACATAGGCGCGGTGCTCGTACTGCCCGAGGTGGTCGGGCTGCTGCCGTACGACGTGGTGGACGACGTCGTCGCCTGCCTGCCCAGCAAGGCGGCGCAGGCCCTGATGCTGGTGGGCGGGGGCCCCGACCTGCTGGCCCCGGGCCCGGCCCTGCTCGCCCTGTGCTGCTCGGTCGCGGGGACGCTGGCGCTGGCGGCGCTGTTCCTCAGGCGCCGGGACGTGTGAGCGACGGGTTCGCGCGGCGCGCGGGCCGGGTGCGTGGCGCCGGGCGTACGCCCACCCGCGGGGCGGGCGGCCGGCGCGCGGGGTACGAGGATGGTGCCGGGTGGGACGGCGTACGGGCGGCCGGCCCGACACCTCGCCGGCCGATGTGAGGCCGACGAGGTGTCGATACGGGACTGGCCGACGCAGGCTTGGCACGGGGCCGGCCGAAGCAGGGACGGCACGGGACCGGTCGGCGTGGGCCGGTACGGGGGAGGCCGACGAGAGGTCGGCGAGGGTTGGCCGACATGTCGGCCGGCGAGGTCGGCCGACGTGGGGTCGGTACGGGGAGAGTGACGAACGAGGGGTGGCGGGGATGAGTGCGGTCGGGGGCGTCCAGGAGTGGACGCCGAGTGGCCCGTATCCGATCCGATGGGCGCACCGGGCCGCGCGGCGGGTGTGTGCCCTCGACGCCCGCCGCCCGGTGCTGTGGGACGCGTTGCTGACGCTGGTGTTCGCCATCGCGGCCTGCGTGGACGTGGGCGGCGGCAACTGGCGGCGGATCGCCCACTCCGGCGAGGTGCCGGTGGCGCTGGTGGCGGCCATGGCGGCGGGCTTCGTCCTGGCACTGCCCTGGCATCGCAGACGCCCGCTGGCCGCGTTCGCCGTCATGACGGCGGTCGGCCTGGTGGACGCGTGGGTGGGTACGCGGCTCCAGGTCGGCCAGTTGGGTCAGTTGATCGTGCTCTTCTGCATCGCCCTGCGGCTACCGGGCAAGGCCCTGACGGTCGCCGGCGCGCTGGTCGTCACGCAGGCGGCGGTGGGCGCCTCGCGCTGGCCCGAGGGGGACTGGGGGCAGGCGTTCCTCCCCGTCGTCACGGGCAGCGTCGTGGTGGCGCTGCTCGGCATAGCGGTCCGCAGCCGCCGCGACTACACGGCCTCGCTCGTGGATCGGGCCCGCCAGCTTGAGGTCGAACGCGACCAGCAGGCCCAACTCGCCGCCGCGGCCGAACGCGCCCGCATCGCCCGCGAGATGCACGACATCATCGGCCACAACCTCTCGGTCATCACCGGCCTGGCCGACGGCGGTTCGTACGCGGCGCGCAAGAACCCCGAGCGCGCGGCTCAGGCGCTGACGGCGATCGGCGCCACCAGCCGGCAGGCGCTGGACGAGTTGCGCAGACTGCTCGGCGTGCTGCGCGACGACGACGACACGGACGCGCGGCCCGAGCCCGAACTCGGTCCGCAGCCCACGCTCGCCGACCTCGGCACACTCGTGGACCGGGTACGGGAGGCGGGGCTACCGGTCCGCCTGTCGGAGCGCGGCACGCCCGCGCCGGGCTCACCCGGCCGCGAGCTGACCGTGTACCGGGTCGTACAGGAGGCGCTGACCAACACGCTCAAGCACGCGGGCCCGCAGGCCACGGCCATGGTCGAGGTGACGCACGCGCCGCACGCGCTGTCCGTCGCCGTCACCGACACGGGTGGGCCCGTGCGCCGGCTACGCCACGCACAGCTCGCGACGGGCGACGGCCACCAGGGCAGGGGCCTGCGCGGCATGCGCGAGCGGGCCGCGCTCTACGACGGGGCCCTCACCGCAGGGCCACGCTCGGACGGCGGCTGGCACGTACGCCTGGAACTCCCCGCGTCCACCACCACCCCACCCCCCACGCCCACCAGCCCCCGGCGGCGCGGACCCCGAGCCGGCCCCGCGAGCCGAGCCCGGTGCGCCCGACCCCGACCCCCAGGACGCGGACGCCGCCGCGACGGACGCTGTGCGCGCCAAACGGGCGACGCGCGAGAGGCGAGACGCGCGGGCCACGGGCACTGAGCGCGGGACGCGCGAGAGGCGGGACGGGCGGGCGACGGGTACAGAGCGCGGGACGCGCGAGAGGCGAGAGGCGGGTGGTGCGTCGTGACCACCGTCCTCATCGTCGACGACCAGCCGTTGCAGCGCTTCGGCTTCCGCATGTTGCTGGAGAGCCAGGACGACATGGCGGTCCTCGGCGAGGCGGACAACGGGACCGCGGCCGTCCGCCAGACCGCCGAACTACGCCCCGACGTCGTCCTGATGGACGTCCGGATGCCGGGCCTGGACGGCGTGGAGGCCACCCGCCGCATCGTGGCCGCCGGCGACCGCAGCCGCGTGCTGATCCTGACCACGTTCGACCTCGACGAGTACGCGTACGCCGGGTTGCGCGCCGGGGCCAGCGGCTTCCTGGTCAAGGACGCCCAGCCGGAGGAGTTGCTCGCCGGCATCCGCGCGGTGGCCAGCGGCGACGCCGTGGTCGCCCCGGGCCTGACCCGCCGCCTGCTCGACGCCTACGCGGACCGGTTGCCGACGCCGGGCGCCGGGCCGGGTGGGAACCGTGCGGAGGGCGCGCCCGACCCGCGGCTTGAGGCCCTCACCGAGCGGGAGCGGGAGATCCTCACCGTGATCGGCAAGGGCTGGTCCAACGCCGAGATCAGCGCCCGCTTCCGGCTCGCCGAGTCCACGGTCAAGACCCACATCAGCCGCATCCTCGCCAAGACGGGCGCCCGCGACCGGGTGCAGGCCGTGATCCTGGCGTACGACACACGACTGGTGCGTCCCGCGCCATGACGCCGTCACGGCCCCGGGGGGCCTCAGAGGCGGGGGCGGCCCAGGGCGCGGTACGTCCAGTCGGCCTGGCGCCAGACGTCGGGGTCGAGCGCGTTGCGGCCGTCGAGGATGCGGCGGTCGTCCACGACGGCGCCCAGCTCCTCCGGGTCCAGTTCGCGGAACTCGCGCCACTCCGTCAGGTGCAGTACGACATGGGCGCCGCGCACCGCGTCCAGGGCGCTCGGGGCGTACCCCAGGGTGGGGAACAGGGCGCGCGCGTTGTCCATCCCCTTCGGGTCGAACACCGTGACCTGCGCGCCTTGGAGGTGGATCTGACCGGCCACGTTGAGCGCCGGCGAGTCCCGTACGTCGTCCGAGTCCGGCTTGAACGCCGCGCCCAGCACCGCGACCCGCTTGCCCAGGAAGGAGCCGCCCACGGCGTCGCGGGCCAGTTCGACCATGTGGCCGCGGCGCCGCATGTTGATCGAGTCGACCTCGCGGAGGAAGGTGAGGGCCTGGTCGGCGCCGAGTTCGCCGGCGCGGGCCATGAAGGCCCGGATGTCCTTGGGCAGGCATCCGCCGCCGAACCCGATCCCGGCGCGCAGGAACTTCTTCCCGATCCGCTCGTCATGGCCGATCGCCTCGGCCAGCTTGACCACGTCGCCGTCGGCGGCCTCGCACACCTCGGCCATCGCGTTGATGAACGAGATCTTGGTGGCCAGGAAGGAGTTCGCGGAGGTCTTCACCAGCTCGGCGGTGGGGAAGTCGGTCACCACGAACGGCGTGCCCGCGGCCAGTGGCGCCGCGTACACCTCGCGCAGCACCTTCTCGGCCCGCTCGCTGGTGACGCCCGCGACGATGCGGTCCGGCCGCAGGGTGTCCTGGACGGCGAAGCCCTCGCGCAGGAACTCCGGGTTCCAGGCCAGCTCCGCGTCCTCGCCCACCGGCGCCAGCTCGCGCAGGCGCGCGGCCAGCCGGCTCGCGCTGCCGACCGGGACCGTGGACTTGCCGACGACCAGCGCGGGGCGGCGCAGCAGCGGGGCGAGGGACTCGAAGGCGCTGTCCACGTACCGCATGTCGCAGGCGTACTCGCCCTGCTTCTGTGGCGTGTTGACGCACACGAAGTGCACGTCGCCGAAGTCGGCGACCTCCTCGTAGGAGGTGGTGAACCGCAGCCGCCCGGTGCTGCCCTCGTGGCCGGCGACGTGCTGCCGCAGCAGGTCCTCAAGGCCCGGTTCGTACATCGGCACCCGGCCCGAGGAGAGCAGTTCGATCTTCGCGGGGTCGATGTCGAGGCCCAGCACCTCGAAC includes these proteins:
- a CDS encoding polyketide cyclase — protein: MERQEQKQDQSREQGQGGGREYVSATLTVAASAERVFAVLADPATHAAIDGTGWVQEAVERAPLAEEGQIFRMAMYHPNHPDGNYRVANKVHVLDAPRAIGWLTGEEKEDGRLTFGGWFWRYDLVPLGPSETEVTLTYDWTEVPPSIREYLEFPMFGPDHLSNSLKHLADLAVSG
- a CDS encoding ATP-binding cassette domain-containing protein, whose product is MIRAYGLTKRYGEKTVVRDLTFTVRPGTVTGFLGPNGAGKSTTMRMLLGLDAPTSGRSTIGDRAYVSHPAPLRHVGALLEARSFHPGRTARAHLQALAHTHGIPCRQVDAVIDRVGLGEAADRRVKGFSLGMGQRLGIAAALLADPATVILDEPVNGLDPEGVLWIRNLLKSLAAEGRTVFVSSHLMSEMAVTAEHLIIIGRGRLLADTTVEQFVRDAGLGEITVVSPEADRLRTLLAGPGVRIEAADDGPDTLRVTGADGERIGRTAAAHGIPLFELTPRRASLEEAFMELTRDAVEYVAHADDPTAPQSPSTSTPTTQQATASQGAAT
- a CDS encoding ABC transporter permease; protein product: MTGRPGDLATQPQQHQSQQQRQSGRQATGPAAVPGPPVDYRITWPRVVRSEWAKLWSLRTTWSILAATLLVTAGLGAVVAGTYQSGDGDGVEPVELTLLGTQFGQILLAVLGVLVTAGEYASGMIRTSLTAVPRRLPVLWAKAAVFGGVALAVMFATVFLTFPLAQVFLSGTDMEADLGDPGVVRALCGAAVGIALLGLLCLGLGALLRSVPAAIGAYIGAVLVLPEVVGLLPYDVVDDVVACLPSKAAQALMLVGGGPDLLAPGPALLALCCSVAGTLALAALFLRRRDV
- a CDS encoding histidine kinase, coding for MSAVGGVQEWTPSGPYPIRWAHRAARRVCALDARRPVLWDALLTLVFAIAACVDVGGGNWRRIAHSGEVPVALVAAMAAGFVLALPWHRRRPLAAFAVMTAVGLVDAWVGTRLQVGQLGQLIVLFCIALRLPGKALTVAGALVVTQAAVGASRWPEGDWGQAFLPVVTGSVVVALLGIAVRSRRDYTASLVDRARQLEVERDQQAQLAAAAERARIAREMHDIIGHNLSVITGLADGGSYAARKNPERAAQALTAIGATSRQALDELRRLLGVLRDDDDTDARPEPELGPQPTLADLGTLVDRVREAGLPVRLSERGTPAPGSPGRELTVYRVVQEALTNTLKHAGPQATAMVEVTHAPHALSVAVTDTGGPVRRLRHAQLATGDGHQGRGLRGMRERAALYDGALTAGPRSDGGWHVRLELPASTTTPPPTPTSPRRRGPRAGPASRARCARPRPPGRGRRRDGRCARQTGDAREARRAGHGH
- a CDS encoding response regulator transcription factor → MTTVLIVDDQPLQRFGFRMLLESQDDMAVLGEADNGTAAVRQTAELRPDVVLMDVRMPGLDGVEATRRIVAAGDRSRVLILTTFDLDEYAYAGLRAGASGFLVKDAQPEELLAGIRAVASGDAVVAPGLTRRLLDAYADRLPTPGAGPGGNRAEGAPDPRLEALTEREREILTVIGKGWSNAEISARFRLAESTVKTHISRILAKTGARDRVQAVILAYDTRLVRPAP
- a CDS encoding UDP-glucose/GDP-mannose dehydrogenase family protein, coding for MAPKITVIGTGYLGATHAAAMAELGFEVLGLDIDPAKIELLSSGRVPMYEPGLEDLLRQHVAGHEGSTGRLRFTTSYEEVADFGDVHFVCVNTPQKQGEYACDMRYVDSAFESLAPLLRRPALVVGKSTVPVGSASRLAARLRELAPVGEDAELAWNPEFLREGFAVQDTLRPDRIVAGVTSERAEKVLREVYAAPLAAGTPFVVTDFPTAELVKTSANSFLATKISFINAMAEVCEAADGDVVKLAEAIGHDERIGKKFLRAGIGFGGGCLPKDIRAFMARAGELGADQALTFLREVDSINMRRRGHMVELARDAVGGSFLGKRVAVLGAAFKPDSDDVRDSPALNVAGQIHLQGAQVTVFDPKGMDNARALFPTLGYAPSALDAVRGAHVVLHLTEWREFRELDPEELGAVVDDRRILDGRNALDPDVWRQADWTYRALGRPRL